The following proteins are encoded in a genomic region of Gossypium hirsutum isolate 1008001.06 chromosome D05, Gossypium_hirsutum_v2.1, whole genome shotgun sequence:
- the LOC107904172 gene encoding dirigent protein 4, with amino-acid sequence MRGTLMLTWILIICLSQVAVQSQYYSKTRPYHPRPVKVTNLHFFMHETAGITAVQVAQANITSNDNNSSVPFASLVAFNDPLRTGTEPDSKVIGNVQGIALLSRMNASSTQYIDFGFNTGRFNGSSISVFSRGEPGLAVAGGRGKFMMATGVALFNPIIINATNVIMEFNITVVHY; translated from the coding sequence ATGAGAGGAACATTGATGTTGACTTGGATTCTGATCATCTGCCTCTCCCAAGTAGCAGTGCAGAGCCAATACTACTCGAAGACCCGACCATATCATCCCAGGCCAGTTAAGGTCACCAATCTTCACTTCTTTATGCACGAAACTGCGGGCATTACAGCAGTCCAGGTAGCCCAAGCTAACATCACAAGCAACGATAATAATTCATCAGTGCCATTTGCCTCCCTAGTTGCCTTTAATGATCCCCTCAGGACTGGTACTGAGCCTGACTCGAAGGTGATTGGAAATGTTCAGGGTATTGCGCTCCTATCCAGAATGAATGCGTCAAGCACACAATACATAGATTTTGGATTTAATACCGGTAGGTTTAATGGCAGCTCAATAAGCGTATTTTCAAGAGGAGAACCTGGGCTTGCGGTGGCCGGAGGAAGAGGAAAGTTCATGATGGCAACAGGGGTTGCTCTATTTAACCCTATCATTATAAATGCCACCAATGTCATTATGGAATTTAACATTACTGTAGTTCATTACTAA